Proteins from a genomic interval of Kitasatospora kifunensis:
- a CDS encoding AMP-binding protein — MVFRSEYPDVPVVNQPIHDVVLAGAARFGDAPALVDGVTGESLSYTQLATAVGRVAAGLAEAGVAKGDVVALHSPNSIAYPIALYAAGRAGAVVTTVSSLATAEELAGQLRDSGASWIITVSALLPVSLAATDGGKGVREIILLDQDGPADYRTLADLRACTAAEPQVAIDPGTDLAVLPYSSGTTGLPKGVMLTHRSIATNLAQLDAVEPGVPGERVIAVLPFFHIYGLVILLHRPLQIGATVVVLPRFDLAQFLRTIQDHRIEGLIVAPPIVLALAKHPLVDEYDLSSIRYVRSAAAPLDADLAAACAARLGLATVQQGYGMTELSPATHIVPLADPAPAPGSVGKLVAATELRVRSLDGGGEDLGVGEHGEIVIRGPQVMKGYLGRPADTDTMIDPDGWLHTGDVGYVDERGYLFIVDRVKELIKYKGYQVAPAELEALLLTHPQIADAAVIGVTGEDGTERPKAFVVRAPGSALTESEVIDFVAARVAPYKKVRAVGFLDAVPKSASGKILRRELRGR; from the coding sequence ATGGTGTTCCGCAGCGAGTACCCGGACGTCCCCGTCGTCAACCAGCCGATCCACGACGTGGTGTTGGCGGGCGCGGCCCGGTTCGGTGACGCGCCCGCCCTGGTCGACGGGGTGACCGGCGAGAGCCTGAGCTACACCCAACTGGCCACCGCCGTCGGCCGGGTGGCCGCGGGGCTGGCCGAGGCGGGGGTCGCCAAGGGGGACGTGGTGGCGCTGCACAGCCCCAACTCCATCGCCTACCCCATCGCCCTCTACGCGGCAGGGCGGGCGGGCGCCGTCGTCACCACCGTCTCCTCGCTGGCCACCGCCGAGGAGCTGGCCGGCCAACTGCGCGACAGCGGCGCGAGCTGGATCATCACCGTCTCGGCGCTGCTGCCCGTCTCGCTCGCCGCCACTGACGGCGGCAAGGGCGTGCGCGAGATCATCCTGCTCGACCAGGACGGTCCGGCCGACTACCGCACCCTGGCCGACCTGCGCGCCTGCACCGCCGCCGAGCCGCAGGTCGCCATCGACCCGGGCACCGACCTCGCCGTGCTGCCCTACTCCAGCGGCACCACCGGGCTGCCCAAGGGCGTGATGCTCACCCACCGCTCGATCGCCACCAACCTCGCCCAGCTCGACGCGGTCGAGCCCGGTGTGCCGGGCGAGCGGGTGATAGCCGTTCTGCCCTTCTTTCATATCTACGGATTGGTCATACTCCTGCACCGCCCGCTGCAGATCGGCGCCACCGTGGTGGTGCTGCCCCGCTTCGACCTGGCACAGTTCCTGCGCACCATCCAGGACCATCGCATCGAAGGCCTGATCGTCGCCCCACCGATCGTGCTGGCACTGGCCAAGCACCCGCTGGTCGACGAGTACGACCTCTCCTCGATCCGCTACGTCCGCAGCGCCGCCGCCCCGCTGGACGCGGACCTCGCGGCGGCCTGCGCCGCCCGGCTCGGCCTGGCCACCGTCCAGCAGGGCTACGGCATGACCGAACTGTCACCGGCCACCCACATCGTCCCGCTGGCCGACCCCGCGCCCGCACCCGGCTCGGTCGGCAAGCTGGTGGCCGCAACCGAGCTGCGGGTGCGCTCGCTGGACGGCGGCGGGGAGGACCTCGGGGTCGGCGAGCACGGCGAGATCGTGATCCGCGGCCCGCAGGTGATGAAGGGCTACCTCGGCCGACCCGCCGACACCGACACGATGATCGACCCCGACGGCTGGCTGCACACCGGCGACGTCGGCTACGTGGACGAGCGCGGCTACCTGTTCATCGTCGACCGGGTCAAGGAACTGATCAAGTACAAGGGCTACCAGGTCGCGCCCGCCGAACTGGAGGCGCTGCTGCTGACCCACCCGCAGATCGCGGATGCCGCGGTGATCGGCGTCACCGGCGAGGACGGCACCGAGCGACCCAAGGCCTTCGTGGTCAGGGCCCCGGGCAGCGCGCTGACCGAGTCCGAGGTGATCGACTTCGTCGCCGCCCGGGTCGCGCCGTACAAGAAGGTCCGCGCGGTCGGCTTCCTGGACGCCGTACCGAAGTCCGCCAGCGGCAAGATCCTGCGCCGCGAGCTGCGCGGTCGCTGA
- a CDS encoding TetR/AcrR family transcriptional regulator, with protein MTTAARTPQQDRSRATRRRLLEAAVDCLAELGWAGSTVTVVAERAGVTRGAAQHHFPTREGLFTAAIEHVAAERLAAVRAGTGELPPPGPARTEAVVDLIVRLYTGPLFRAALHLWVAAATEQPLRERIIALENRVGRESHRAALASLGVAESAVGVRESVQATLDLARGLGLANLLTDDAARRAGVVRQWSRLLQAALDQASSDRATLDQASLGGRPVLD; from the coding sequence ATGACCACCGCCGCCCGCACCCCGCAGCAGGACCGCAGCCGTGCCACCCGCCGCCGGCTGCTGGAGGCGGCGGTGGACTGCCTGGCCGAGCTGGGCTGGGCCGGCAGCACCGTCACCGTGGTGGCCGAACGCGCCGGGGTGACCCGTGGCGCCGCCCAGCACCACTTCCCGACCCGCGAAGGCCTCTTCACCGCGGCCATCGAACACGTCGCCGCCGAGCGTCTGGCCGCGGTGCGGGCCGGTACCGGCGAGCTGCCGCCGCCCGGGCCGGCCAGGACCGAGGCCGTGGTGGACCTGATCGTCCGCCTCTACACGGGGCCGCTCTTCCGCGCGGCCCTGCACCTGTGGGTGGCCGCTGCCACCGAGCAGCCGCTGCGCGAGCGGATCATCGCGCTGGAGAACCGGGTCGGCCGTGAGTCGCACCGGGCCGCGCTGGCCTCGCTCGGGGTGGCCGAGAGCGCCGTGGGCGTGCGCGAGTCGGTGCAGGCCACCCTCGACCTGGCCCGCGGCCTGGGCCTGGCCAATCTGCTGACCGACGATGCGGCCCGCCGCGCGGGCGTGGTGCGCCAGTGGTCCCGCCTGCTGCAGGCCGCCCTCGACCAGGCGTCCTCGGACCGGGCCACCCTCGACCAGGCGTCCCTCGGCGGCCGGCCTGTGCTCGACTAG
- a CDS encoding SpoIIE family protein phosphatase, protein MHAPQTGPPPEGGAQPGGTSVSGIVPAALDGHRLVPLATALLDADGLVLHWSEDAERLLGWRAEEIVGHFAAPLLTSAEHRPEVLDLYEHILAGRRWSGIFPVRHKDGHEVEMDFRTYGITGPDGRPLVLATGSDVRAIQQVEGNLAVLDGFFTQSPIGMAVYDTELRFVRLNPALAAMNGLPVERHLRRRLDEVLPGINTAEVEAVMREVLATGEPVVDARSHGRTPGEPDHDRAWSASYFRLADASGRVLGVSSSIIDVTERFQAEARAARAQERLTLLAEANSRIGTTLDMQRTAEELVSAVVPKFADFATVDLLDPILQGEEPALLAPDQGVLLRAVASGEAYGAGLINVADAVGETTAYDSSRIYTKSLRSGRPMVVAEVDEAELRRIAPREERVEPGLAAGIHSYLLVPLLARGMVLGGAEFVRTSNPESFSEADVALAEELVARTAVCIDNARLYRRERDTALTLQRSLLPQEIHRTLGLEIAYRYLPSSVVSEVGGDWFDVVPLSCGRVALVVGDVMGHGIRAAATMGQLRTVARTLATLDMPPAQVLARLDETATGIGEGQFATCVCAVYDPVDRSCTAASAGHLPPVVMETDGAARVLDVPPGVPLGVGGVAFENIEFTLPEGSVLTLYTDGLVEHRGEDIDQGINELCATLAARGRTLEAHCDAVVSALVRGDSEDDVAMIMARALPLPNDRMATLPLTGQGPMPALARRFTRATLADWGLSSLADSAELLVSELVTNALVHAQEPQRLRLFRDRMLTLEVADSGRQAPRLRPSGSQDEGGRGMYLVNELAQRWGSRPTRSGKVVWAELELPLGS, encoded by the coding sequence ATGCACGCACCTCAGACCGGCCCCCCACCCGAAGGGGGAGCGCAGCCTGGCGGCACGAGTGTGTCCGGGATCGTCCCGGCAGCGCTGGACGGCCACCGCCTGGTCCCGCTGGCCACCGCCCTGCTGGACGCCGACGGCCTGGTCCTGCACTGGAGCGAGGACGCCGAGCGGCTGCTCGGCTGGCGGGCCGAGGAGATCGTCGGTCACTTCGCCGCCCCGCTGCTGACCAGCGCCGAGCACCGGCCCGAGGTGCTGGACCTGTACGAGCACATCCTGGCCGGTCGCCGCTGGTCCGGGATCTTCCCGGTGCGGCACAAGGACGGCCACGAGGTCGAGATGGACTTCCGCACCTACGGCATCACCGGGCCGGACGGCCGCCCGCTGGTCCTGGCCACCGGCTCCGACGTGCGCGCCATCCAGCAGGTGGAGGGCAACCTCGCGGTGCTGGACGGCTTCTTCACCCAGTCGCCGATCGGCATGGCGGTCTACGACACCGAGCTGCGCTTCGTGCGGCTCAACCCGGCGCTGGCCGCGATGAACGGCCTGCCGGTGGAGCGGCACCTGCGCCGGCGGCTCGACGAGGTGCTGCCCGGGATCAACACCGCCGAGGTCGAGGCCGTGATGCGCGAGGTGCTGGCCACCGGCGAACCCGTGGTCGACGCCCGCTCGCACGGCCGCACACCCGGTGAGCCGGACCACGACCGGGCCTGGTCGGCCTCCTACTTCCGGCTCGCGGACGCCTCGGGGCGGGTGCTCGGCGTCAGCTCCTCGATCATCGACGTCACCGAGCGGTTCCAGGCCGAGGCGCGCGCCGCTCGCGCCCAGGAGCGGCTGACCCTGCTCGCCGAGGCCAACTCCCGGATCGGCACCACCTTGGACATGCAGCGCACGGCCGAGGAACTGGTCTCCGCGGTGGTCCCCAAGTTCGCCGACTTCGCCACCGTCGACCTGCTCGACCCGATCCTGCAGGGCGAGGAGCCCGCCCTGCTCGCCCCCGACCAGGGCGTACTGCTGCGCGCGGTGGCCTCGGGCGAGGCGTACGGGGCTGGGCTGATCAACGTGGCCGACGCGGTCGGCGAGACCACCGCCTACGACTCCAGCCGGATCTACACCAAGAGCCTGCGCAGCGGGCGCCCGATGGTGGTGGCCGAGGTGGACGAGGCCGAGCTGCGCCGGATCGCCCCGCGCGAGGAGCGGGTGGAACCGGGCCTGGCGGCCGGCATCCACTCCTATCTGCTGGTGCCACTGCTGGCCCGCGGCATGGTGCTCGGCGGCGCGGAGTTCGTGCGCACCAGCAACCCCGAGTCGTTCAGCGAGGCGGACGTGGCGCTGGCCGAGGAGTTGGTGGCCCGCACCGCCGTCTGCATCGACAACGCCCGCCTCTACCGCCGCGAGCGCGACACCGCGCTGACCCTGCAGCGCAGCCTGCTGCCGCAGGAGATCCACCGCACCCTGGGCCTGGAGATCGCCTACCGCTACCTGCCCAGCAGCGTGGTCAGCGAGGTCGGCGGCGACTGGTTCGACGTGGTGCCGCTGTCCTGCGGCCGGGTGGCGCTGGTGGTCGGCGACGTGATGGGCCACGGGATCAGGGCGGCGGCGACGATGGGTCAGCTGCGCACCGTGGCCCGCACCCTGGCCACCTTGGACATGCCGCCCGCCCAGGTGCTCGCCCGCCTGGACGAGACCGCCACCGGCATCGGCGAGGGCCAGTTCGCCACCTGCGTCTGCGCCGTCTACGACCCGGTGGACCGCAGTTGCACGGCCGCCAGCGCCGGCCACCTGCCGCCGGTGGTGATGGAGACGGACGGGGCGGCCCGGGTGCTGGACGTGCCGCCGGGGGTGCCGCTGGGGGTCGGCGGGGTGGCGTTCGAGAACATCGAGTTCACCCTGCCGGAGGGCAGCGTGCTGACCCTCTACACCGATGGCCTGGTGGAGCACCGCGGCGAGGACATCGACCAGGGGATCAACGAGCTCTGTGCCACGCTCGCGGCCCGCGGCCGCACCTTGGAAGCGCACTGTGACGCGGTGGTCTCCGCGTTGGTGCGCGGCGACAGTGAGGACGATGTAGCGATGATCATGGCCAGAGCACTGCCGCTGCCGAACGACCGGATGGCCACCCTGCCGCTCACGGGGCAGGGCCCGATGCCCGCGCTGGCCCGCCGCTTCACCCGCGCCACGCTCGCCGACTGGGGCCTGAGCTCGCTCGCCGACTCCGCCGAGCTGCTGGTCAGCGAGTTGGTCACCAACGCCCTGGTGCACGCTCAGGAGCCGCAGCGGCTGCGGCTGTTCCGCGACCGGATGCTCACCCTGGAGGTGGCCGACTCCGGGCGCCAGGCCCCCCGGCTGCGTCCCTCCGGCTCGCAGGACGAGGGCGGGCGCGGGATGTACCTGGTCAACGAGCTGGCCCAGCGCTGGGGCAGCCGGCCGACCCGCAGCGGCAAGGTGGTCTGGGCGGAGCTGGAGCTGCCGCTGGGCAGCTGA
- a CDS encoding MFS transporter encodes MTGTLDTAGTTTRTCAAHSTAGPDPRRWSGLAVLVLGVLLVVVDATVLVLAIPSITESLAPSSTALLWIGDSYSFVLAGLLVSMGALSDRIGRKRLLLIGAAAFGAASLLAAYAPSPGWLIAARALLGVAGATIMPSTLSLIRALFPDARERARAIGIWGAAATAGAAAGPLVGGVLLEHFWWGSVFLLNLPIIALLLVLGGWLLPESKDPKPGRWDVLSVLCSMTGLIALVYAITEAAAHGVAHWQVPVAAVLGVLGLWLFVRRQLRLANPLLDVRLFADRRFTAAVLGALIAVFGLAGVVFFMSQYLQLVREFSPLKAGLAELPAFIGAAVASVLTARLTRAAGARAALAGGMAVLGLSLGALGLLQQDTSYLLLAVVFLAVGAAEGLVYTLSADLVLTAAPPAKAGAASAVSETAYELGTALGIALFGSVLTAVYPGGVGTPPGVDAATAAKAHESLGAAVAVAKHLPGEAGQALVTAAREAFVRGMGLAAVLGAVLVLLGAGLAWRLLRRI; translated from the coding sequence ATGACCGGCACTCTCGACACCGCCGGAACCACGACCCGCACCTGCGCCGCGCACTCCACAGCCGGCCCCGACCCCCGGCGCTGGTCGGGCCTGGCCGTGCTGGTCCTCGGCGTCCTGCTGGTCGTCGTCGACGCGACCGTGCTGGTGCTGGCGATCCCCTCGATCACCGAGAGCCTGGCGCCCAGCTCCACCGCGCTGCTGTGGATCGGCGACAGCTACTCCTTCGTGCTGGCGGGCCTGTTGGTCAGCATGGGCGCGCTCAGCGACCGGATCGGGCGCAAGCGGCTGCTGCTGATCGGCGCCGCCGCCTTCGGCGCGGCCTCGCTGCTGGCCGCCTACGCGCCCAGCCCCGGCTGGCTGATCGCCGCCCGGGCGCTGCTGGGCGTGGCCGGGGCGACCATCATGCCCTCCACCCTGTCGCTGATCCGCGCGCTGTTCCCCGACGCCCGCGAACGCGCCAGGGCGATCGGCATCTGGGGTGCGGCCGCGACCGCCGGCGCCGCCGCCGGACCGCTGGTCGGCGGGGTGCTGCTGGAGCACTTCTGGTGGGGCTCGGTCTTCCTGCTCAACCTGCCGATCATCGCACTGCTGCTGGTGCTGGGCGGCTGGCTGCTGCCGGAGTCCAAGGACCCCAAGCCGGGGCGCTGGGACGTGCTGAGCGTGCTCTGCTCGATGACCGGCCTGATCGCGCTGGTCTACGCGATCACCGAGGCCGCCGCCCACGGCGTGGCCCACTGGCAGGTACCGGTGGCGGCCGTGCTGGGCGTGCTGGGGCTGTGGCTCTTCGTGCGCCGGCAACTGCGCCTGGCCAACCCGCTGCTGGACGTGCGGCTCTTCGCCGACCGCCGGTTCACCGCGGCCGTGCTCGGCGCGCTGATCGCCGTCTTCGGGCTGGCCGGCGTGGTCTTCTTCATGTCGCAGTACCTGCAGCTGGTGCGGGAGTTCTCGCCGCTGAAGGCCGGGCTGGCCGAGTTGCCGGCCTTCATCGGCGCGGCCGTGGCCTCCGTGCTGACCGCCCGGCTGACCCGGGCGGCCGGCGCCCGGGCCGCGCTGGCCGGTGGCATGGCCGTGCTGGGTCTGTCGCTGGGCGCGCTGGGCCTGCTCCAGCAGGACACCTCCTACCTGCTGCTGGCCGTGGTCTTCCTCGCGGTCGGCGCAGCCGAGGGGCTGGTGTACACGCTCTCCGCCGATCTGGTGCTGACGGCCGCACCGCCGGCCAAGGCCGGAGCGGCCTCCGCCGTCTCGGAGACCGCGTACGAGCTGGGCACGGCGCTGGGGATCGCGCTCTTCGGCTCGGTGCTCACCGCCGTCTACCCGGGTGGTGTCGGCACCCCGCCCGGGGTCGACGCGGCCACGGCCGCCAAGGCGCACGAGTCGCTGGGCGCGGCGGTGGCGGTGGCCAAGCACCTGCCGGGCGAGGCCGGTCAGGCGCTGGTGACGGCGGCGCGCGAGGCGTTCGTACGGGGCATGGGCCTGGCAGCGGTGCTCGGGGCGGTGCTGGTGCTGCTGGGTGCGGGCCTGGCCTGGCGCCTGCTGCGGCGGATCTGA
- a CDS encoding TetR/AcrR family transcriptional regulator: MAIDRDAVLKAAVGVLSRQPTAHLDEIARAAGISRASLHRIFPGREALIREVGLLGLRRYNSALDAAAIETGDTASALRRLVDLLVPDAALCAFLAGENQLFDDPELCALWEEQDARVRAFFLRGQQEGVFRIELAAGWLSEAFFDLLAGVGWAVQDGRLAPRDSAFALTELFLGGALRKTSTS; the protein is encoded by the coding sequence GCAATCGATCGTGACGCAGTCCTCAAGGCAGCCGTCGGCGTGCTCTCCCGGCAGCCGACGGCCCATCTGGACGAGATCGCCCGCGCGGCCGGGATCAGCCGGGCCTCGCTGCACCGGATCTTCCCCGGCCGCGAAGCGCTGATCCGCGAGGTCGGCCTGCTCGGCCTGCGCCGCTACAACAGCGCGCTGGACGCGGCCGCCATCGAGACCGGCGACACCGCCTCGGCGCTGCGCCGGCTGGTCGACCTGCTGGTGCCCGACGCGGCCCTGTGCGCCTTCCTGGCCGGCGAGAACCAGCTCTTCGACGACCCCGAGCTGTGCGCGCTCTGGGAGGAGCAGGACGCCCGGGTCCGGGCCTTCTTCCTGCGCGGCCAGCAGGAGGGGGTCTTCCGGATCGAGCTGGCGGCCGGCTGGCTCAGCGAAGCCTTCTTCGACCTGCTGGCCGGCGTGGGCTGGGCCGTCCAGGACGGCCGACTCGCCCCACGGGACAGCGCCTTCGCCCTGACCGAGCTCTTCCTCGGCGGGGCCCTGCGAAAGACGAGCACCTCATGA